In a single window of the Bacillus sp. (in: firmicutes) genome:
- a CDS encoding phosphatidylserine decarboxylase, protein MKKWIYRSFIELTNQRFVSYGLYKFTRSRMSKGFIRSFARYYRINAVEMEKSMDEYKTLHQFFVRKLKKGTRPISSEPMSVVSPVDAVIVDVGKVTPTKEIFVKGKTYSINEMLGSEEIAERYRGGTYIIFYLSPGHYHRIHSPFTGDVMEQWSLGGLSYPVNKYGLKYGKSPLSKNYRRITELKHSQGSIAIVKVGAMFVNSIHISNPNKRWEKGEEIAYFSFGSTVILLFNEETFQLSSEINVPMDVKVGQKIGTIIS, encoded by the coding sequence TTGAAAAAATGGATATATCGTAGTTTTATCGAACTAACAAACCAGCGCTTTGTTTCATACGGATTGTATAAATTTACACGTTCCAGAATGAGCAAAGGTTTCATCCGTTCGTTTGCACGCTATTATCGAATAAATGCGGTAGAAATGGAAAAGAGTATGGATGAATATAAAACGTTACATCAGTTTTTTGTCCGGAAGCTAAAAAAGGGAACTAGGCCCATTTCATCGGAACCGATGAGTGTTGTTAGTCCCGTAGATGCGGTGATTGTAGATGTAGGAAAGGTTACCCCAACCAAAGAAATCTTTGTGAAAGGAAAAACGTATTCCATTAATGAAATGCTCGGCAGTGAGGAAATAGCAGAACGCTATCGTGGTGGAACGTATATCATTTTTTATCTAAGTCCTGGTCATTACCATCGGATACATAGTCCTTTCACAGGAGATGTAATGGAACAATGGAGTCTAGGGGGATTATCCTATCCAGTGAATAAATATGGTCTAAAATATGGGAAATCGCCATTATCAAAAAATTATCGTCGGATTACCGAATTAAAGCATTCCCAAGGAAGCATCGCCATTGTAAAAGTAGGAGCGATGTTTGTTAACTCCATCCATATTAGCAACCCAAATAAACGGTGGGAAAAAGGGGAGGAAATCGCCTATTTTTCATTTGGGTCAACAGTTATTTTACTGTTTAACGAAGAAACGTTCCAACTAAGTTCTGAGATTAACGTCCCTATGGATGTGAAGGTTGGACAAAAAATTGGTACAATAATAAGTTAG
- a CDS encoding nicotinate-nucleotide adenylyltransferase: protein MSKRIGIFGGTFDPPHIGHLIVANEVLNHLKLHEVRFMPNHTPPHKEKANGVTNEQRVQMVQLAIKHHPQFSLELLEIERGGKSYTYDTIVQLKEREPENDFYFIIGGDSVEHLTQWHRIEELVSLVQFVGVNRPNYSSSRCPYPLITIEIPEIGISSSEIRNRLRHGQTVKYFLPDEVNQYIKEHRLYGAK from the coding sequence ATGAGTAAGCGAATTGGCATATTTGGCGGAACATTTGACCCCCCTCATATTGGGCATTTAATCGTAGCCAATGAAGTGCTAAATCACTTAAAGTTGCACGAAGTACGGTTTATGCCTAACCATACGCCCCCTCATAAAGAAAAAGCTAATGGTGTGACGAATGAACAACGAGTACAAATGGTACAGCTTGCCATTAAACACCATCCTCAATTTTCTTTAGAATTATTGGAAATAGAACGGGGTGGCAAGTCGTATACCTATGATACAATCGTTCAACTGAAAGAACGAGAACCGGAAAACGACTTTTATTTCATTATTGGAGGGGATTCGGTTGAACATTTAACCCAATGGCATCGCATCGAGGAATTAGTTTCATTAGTTCAATTTGTTGGTGTTAATCGACCAAACTATTCCTCTTCAAGGTGTCCTTATCCCCTTATCACCATTGAAATACCTGAAATCGGAATTTCTTCGTCAGAAATACGTAACCGACTTCGACACGGTCAAACGGTAAAATATTTTTTGCCTGACGAAGTAAACCAGTATATAAAGGAGCATCGGTTGTATGGAGCGAAATAA
- the pssA gene encoding CDP-diacylglycerol--serine O-phosphatidyltransferase → MFFSEVVDHTIKKLKSQTANVLTLFNLCLGCFAIIVGLNGNLNLSTILIFLAALADRFDGRVARKLQIESELGKQLDSMCDIISFGVAPALLLYQGVLAEFGFPGVFFTIFYIGCGAFRLARFNITEQNGYFTGLPITAAGCLLTLTYLIIPYIPPQMILFISIVLSFLMISTFKLKKM, encoded by the coding sequence TTGTTTTTTTCGGAAGTTGTTGATCATACAATCAAAAAGCTAAAATCCCAAACAGCCAATGTATTGACGCTTTTCAATTTATGTTTGGGTTGTTTTGCAATTATTGTAGGGCTAAACGGTAATTTAAATTTAAGTACCATTCTCATTTTTTTAGCGGCATTAGCTGACCGTTTTGATGGTCGTGTTGCCCGAAAGCTGCAAATTGAATCGGAACTCGGAAAGCAGTTAGATTCGATGTGCGATATAATTTCGTTCGGTGTCGCGCCCGCTCTCTTATTATATCAAGGAGTGCTCGCCGAATTCGGATTTCCTGGCGTATTTTTCACTATTTTTTATATCGGGTGTGGAGCCTTTCGTCTAGCCCGTTTTAACATTACGGAGCAAAATGGCTATTTTACCGGCCTTCCTATTACTGCTGCAGGTTGTCTCCTAACATTAACGTACTTAATCATCCCTTATATTCCGCCTCAAATGATTCTATTCATCTCCATCGTGTTATCATTTTTAATGATTAGTACTTTTAAACTAAAAAAAATGTAG
- the yqeK gene encoding bis(5'-nucleosyl)-tetraphosphatase (symmetrical) YqeK — protein sequence MERNKALSIVKEQLTEKRYEHTLGVMETAIQLAERYGADVKKAELAAIFHDYAKFRNKEEMKQIIINQQMDARLLQFHHELWHAPVGAYLVQQEVGITDEEVLSAIRYHTTGRVGMTLLEKVVYLADYIEPGRRFPGVEEAREIARHNLDEAMIFALRNTITFLMRQNQPIFPDTFETYNDIIMKKGDTK from the coding sequence ATGGAGCGAAATAAGGCGCTATCCATTGTGAAAGAGCAACTAACTGAAAAACGATACGAACATACTCTCGGTGTGATGGAAACAGCAATACAATTAGCTGAACGGTATGGTGCGGATGTGAAAAAAGCGGAACTAGCAGCCATTTTTCACGACTATGCAAAATTTCGCAATAAAGAGGAAATGAAACAAATAATTATTAACCAACAGATGGATGCTCGCTTACTTCAGTTTCATCATGAATTGTGGCATGCTCCCGTTGGAGCTTATTTAGTTCAACAGGAAGTAGGGATCACGGATGAAGAAGTATTGTCGGCTATCCGCTACCATACAACTGGTCGGGTAGGCATGACGTTACTTGAAAAAGTCGTTTATTTAGCAGATTATATTGAGCCGGGGCGACGTTTCCCAGGAGTGGAAGAGGCTAGGGAAATCGCTCGTCATAATTTAGATGAAGCAATGATTTTCGCTCTTCGAAATACGATTACGTTTTTAATGCGGCAAAATCAGCCGATTTTTCCCGATACGTTTGAAACGTATAATGATATCATCATGAAGAAAGGGGATACGAAATGA
- the rsfS gene encoding ribosome silencing factor: MKNDRQLLLTAVNAADDKKAEDIVVLNMKGISLLTDYFVICHGNSDKQVQAIAREIKDKVEEKGYTVKRLEGFDEAKWVLVDIGDVVVHVFHKDERGYYNLERLWGDAPIEDVKSELNL, from the coding sequence ATGAAAAACGACCGACAATTATTGTTAACAGCAGTGAATGCAGCGGATGATAAAAAAGCGGAAGATATCGTCGTACTGAATATGAAAGGCATTTCCTTGTTAACGGATTATTTCGTCATTTGTCACGGAAATTCAGATAAACAAGTTCAAGCCATTGCAAGAGAAATAAAAGACAAAGTGGAAGAAAAAGGATATACCGTTAAACGGCTAGAAGGATTCGATGAAGCAAAATGGGTATTAGTGGACATAGGAGATGTGGTTGTTCATGTCTTCCATAAAGATGAGCGAGGTTATTACAACCTTGAACGTTTATGGGGAGATGCTCCTATTGAAGATGTGAAAAGTGAGCTGAACTTATGA
- a CDS encoding class I SAM-dependent methyltransferase: MTYRRFAYIYDELMKDVPYDQWVKLVQQVTQRYDIPGRDLLDVGCGSGELAIRLVKEGWNVTGVDLSEDMLIVAQEKAAKFGITLPLFQQDMRELDGLGTYDVITIFCDSINYLATEQDVQQTFQHVYRHLKLNGWFIFDVHSIYKIMQIFMNESFTWNGDKISYIWNCFPGEAPNSVEHELTFFVLDEATGLYERFDEVHVQRTFSTLTYEKWLEHAGFHIEAIVADESFEPVSDTTERVFFICQKKER, from the coding sequence ATGACCTATCGACGTTTTGCCTATATATATGACGAATTGATGAAAGACGTTCCGTACGATCAATGGGTAAAGCTTGTCCAACAAGTAACACAACGGTACGACATACCCGGACGGGATTTATTAGATGTAGGGTGTGGCAGTGGGGAGTTAGCCATTCGTCTAGTCAAAGAAGGTTGGAACGTCACTGGAGTAGATTTATCGGAGGATATGCTCATCGTAGCCCAGGAAAAAGCAGCAAAATTCGGTATAACGTTACCGCTTTTTCAGCAAGATATGCGAGAACTGGACGGATTAGGAACGTATGATGTGATAACAATTTTTTGCGATTCGATAAATTATTTAGCGACCGAACAAGATGTGCAACAAACGTTCCAACATGTCTATCGCCATTTAAAACTGAACGGATGGTTTATTTTTGACGTTCATTCGATTTATAAAATTATGCAAATTTTTATGAACGAATCGTTTACATGGAACGGAGATAAAATATCGTATATTTGGAATTGTTTCCCTGGTGAAGCCCCTAACAGTGTTGAACATGAGTTAACTTTTTTTGTGCTAGATGAAGCCACTGGGTTATACGAACGGTTTGATGAAGTGCACGTACAGCGAACGTTTTCGACATTAACCTATGAAAAATGGTTGGAGCATGCGGGATTTCATATCGAAGCGATTGTTGCTGACGAATCGTTTGAACCAGTTTCTGACACGACCGAACGAGTATTTTTTATCTGTCAAAAGAAAGAAAGGTAA
- a CDS encoding YqeG family HAD IIIA-type phosphatase produces the protein MLKQFLPNEYVKSIFHITPEDLKDRGIKGIITDLDNTLVEWDRPEATPELIKWFDAMKEAGIAVTIVSNNNEKRVKAFAEPLHIPFIFQARKPMRQAFRKALAIMKLKKEEVVVIGDQLLTDVLGGNLSGFYTILVVPVSKTDGTWTKVNRKIERQIMNFFRKRGKIQWEEEV, from the coding sequence GTGCTTAAACAATTTCTTCCGAATGAATATGTGAAGAGTATTTTTCATATAACACCAGAGGATTTAAAAGATCGGGGAATTAAAGGAATTATTACCGACTTAGATAATACGCTAGTTGAATGGGATCGACCGGAGGCTACTCCGGAATTAATCAAATGGTTCGACGCCATGAAAGAAGCAGGTATTGCTGTCACCATTGTGTCAAACAATAATGAAAAACGTGTGAAGGCTTTTGCAGAGCCACTTCATATTCCATTTATTTTTCAGGCACGAAAGCCGATGAGACAAGCATTCCGCAAAGCATTAGCCATTATGAAGTTAAAAAAAGAAGAAGTGGTCGTTATCGGTGACCAGTTGTTAACGGACGTTTTAGGTGGTAATTTGAGTGGATTTTATACAATTTTAGTCGTTCCCGTTTCCAAAACAGATGGAACGTGGACAAAAGTGAATCGAAAAATCGAACGCCAAATAATGAACTTTTTTAGAAAAAGAGGAAAGATTCAATGGGAGGAAGAAGTGTGA
- a CDS encoding late competence protein ComER, producing MKIGIIGTGTMGSILVESFVDGKVISPSQLLLYNRTEEKARALQHRIPEVNVCPSNKELIQQSDLIFICVKPPDICPLLEKYQSQFRRDQCVVSITSPVSVSQLEAKIPCSCARVVPSITNRALAGVSLVTFGENCSTFWRETLLELLSHISIPFLIDQHITRVSSDIVSCGPAFFSFLLQQFVEASVKETAIDRETAVQLAEHMVVGLGELIKKGYYSLPTLQEKVCVKGGVTGEGIKVLAKDSEGMFERLFQVTHKKFEEDLELVQNQFGCL from the coding sequence ATGAAAATAGGAATCATTGGTACAGGGACTATGGGCAGTATTTTGGTGGAATCATTCGTGGATGGAAAAGTCATTTCTCCTTCGCAACTGCTTCTTTACAATCGAACTGAGGAAAAAGCGCGTGCGCTTCAACACCGTATACCTGAAGTGAACGTTTGCCCTTCCAATAAAGAACTCATTCAACAAAGCGATTTAATTTTTATTTGTGTTAAACCACCTGATATTTGTCCATTATTGGAAAAGTATCAATCCCAATTTCGAAGGGACCAATGCGTCGTATCCATCACTAGTCCTGTTAGTGTCAGTCAACTAGAAGCGAAAATACCTTGTTCGTGTGCCCGGGTCGTTCCGAGTATTACGAATCGGGCTTTAGCCGGTGTATCATTAGTCACATTTGGTGAAAATTGTTCTACCTTTTGGCGGGAAACTTTACTCGAATTGCTCTCGCATATTTCTATCCCATTCTTAATTGACCAACATATCACAAGAGTGTCTTCAGACATTGTTAGTTGTGGGCCGGCTTTCTTTAGTTTTTTACTACAGCAATTTGTGGAAGCTTCGGTAAAAGAAACGGCTATTGATCGAGAAACAGCAGTTCAACTAGCGGAGCATATGGTCGTTGGTCTAGGGGAATTGATAAAAAAAGGGTATTATTCTTTACCTACATTACAGGAAAAGGTATGTGTGAAAGGCGGTGTGACTGGGGAAGGTATAAAAGTTCTTGCAAAAGACAGTGAAGGAATGTTTGAACGTCTTTTTCAAGTCACTCATAAAAAATTTGAGGAAGATCTCGAATTGGTACAAAACCAGTTCGGCTGTTTATAA
- a CDS encoding ComEA family DNA-binding protein, which produces MERHWNKKYVKIVSVVVVLFVLISIGWKQFHHVPPEMETILEENKLKPESSGVNVFMVDVKGAVHSPGVYEANEGERVFHVIERAGGMTEDADVSKVNLALRVTDEMVINVPTIWGSMESQESSNRKINLNFADASQLTQLPGIGAKKAEAIIAYREEHGPFRSIDEIKNISGIGEQTFEQIKELITAP; this is translated from the coding sequence ATGGAAAGGCACTGGAACAAGAAATATGTGAAAATCGTCTCGGTTGTCGTTGTCCTTTTTGTCTTGATAAGTATTGGATGGAAACAGTTTCATCATGTTCCCCCTGAGATGGAGACGATACTAGAAGAAAACAAACTAAAGCCGGAGTCATCCGGAGTAAACGTGTTCATGGTCGATGTGAAAGGTGCTGTCCATTCGCCTGGTGTATATGAAGCAAATGAGGGAGAGCGAGTCTTTCATGTCATTGAACGAGCGGGTGGAATGACAGAAGATGCGGATGTGTCAAAGGTCAATTTGGCGTTAAGAGTGACAGATGAAATGGTTATCAACGTTCCAACTATATGGGGCAGTATGGAGAGTCAAGAGAGCAGTAACAGAAAAATTAATTTGAATTTTGCTGATGCGTCCCAATTAACCCAACTCCCGGGAATCGGTGCAAAAAAAGCTGAAGCGATTATTGCTTATCGCGAAGAGCATGGTCCTTTTCGTTCCATTGATGAGATTAAAAATATTTCAGGCATTGGTGAACAAACCTTTGAACAAATTAAGGAATTAATTACCGCTCCTTAA
- the yhbY gene encoding ribosome assembly RNA-binding protein YhbY gives MLTGKQKRFLRSKAHHLNPIFQVGKGGVNENMIKQIADALEARELIKVSVLQNCEEDKHDVAHELALGAQAELVQVIGNTIVLYKESKENKQIELPT, from the coding sequence ATGTTAACAGGTAAACAGAAGCGTTTTTTACGTTCTAAAGCCCACCATTTAAATCCCATTTTTCAAGTAGGGAAAGGTGGAGTAAATGAAAATATGATAAAACAAATCGCCGATGCGTTAGAAGCTCGGGAATTAATTAAAGTAAGCGTCCTACAAAACTGCGAAGAAGATAAGCATGATGTAGCTCATGAATTAGCTCTAGGGGCACAAGCTGAATTAGTTCAAGTTATCGGTAATACGATCGTTTTATATAAAGAGTCAAAAGAAAATAAACAAATCGAATTACCAACATGA
- the yqeH gene encoding ribosome biogenesis GTPase YqeH, protein MGGRSVKEELLTCIGCGVQIQTEHEEELGYTPPSALERDPILCQRCFRLKHYNEVQDVSLTDDDFLKILNEIGQSNGLVVKIVDIFDFNGSWLTGLHRFVGKNPILLVGNKADLLPKSVKHTKLINWMKYQAKQLGLKPVDVLLVSASKGHGIKEAIHTIEQYRNGQDVYIVGCTNVGKSTFINRIIKEITGEQDLITTSHFPGTTLDMIKIPLDDGKALIDTPGIINHHQMAHFVDKKDLKVITPKKEIKPKIFQLNPKQTLFFGGLARFDFIQGERQPFVCYLSNELHIHRTKLENADALYEKHKGELLQPPRKEYMDSVPTFERFEFTIKEAKTDIVFSGLGWVTINQPGAKVAAYVPKGVSVMVRRSLI, encoded by the coding sequence ATGGGAGGAAGAAGTGTGAAAGAGGAACTATTGACGTGTATCGGATGTGGGGTTCAAATTCAAACGGAACATGAAGAAGAATTAGGGTATACCCCACCATCTGCTTTAGAAAGAGATCCAATTTTATGTCAACGATGTTTTCGCTTGAAGCATTATAATGAAGTCCAAGATGTGTCATTAACGGATGATGACTTTTTGAAAATTTTAAATGAAATTGGTCAATCCAATGGTCTGGTTGTTAAAATCGTTGACATTTTTGATTTTAATGGAAGTTGGTTAACTGGCCTTCATCGTTTTGTCGGAAAAAATCCGATTTTATTAGTTGGAAATAAAGCAGATTTACTACCGAAATCGGTGAAACATACGAAGTTGATCAACTGGATGAAATATCAGGCGAAACAGCTTGGTTTAAAACCAGTGGATGTATTACTCGTTAGTGCCTCTAAAGGACATGGGATTAAAGAAGCCATTCATACTATTGAACAATATCGAAATGGCCAAGATGTTTATATCGTTGGGTGTACGAATGTTGGAAAATCTACATTCATTAATCGGATTATTAAAGAAATTACAGGAGAGCAGGATTTGATTACGACTTCTCATTTCCCAGGAACGACGTTGGATATGATTAAAATTCCGCTTGATGATGGAAAAGCGTTAATTGATACACCAGGAATCATTAATCATCATCAAATGGCTCATTTCGTTGATAAAAAAGATTTGAAAGTTATTACGCCGAAAAAAGAAATCAAACCGAAAATTTTTCAGTTAAATCCTAAGCAAACGTTATTTTTCGGTGGTTTGGCCCGTTTTGACTTCATTCAAGGAGAACGGCAACCGTTTGTTTGTTACTTATCGAACGAATTACATATCCACCGAACAAAGCTTGAAAATGCCGATGCATTGTATGAAAAACATAAAGGCGAGCTATTACAACCACCGCGAAAAGAATATATGGATTCGGTTCCAACATTCGAACGGTTTGAATTTACCATTAAAGAAGCAAAAACAGATATTGTCTTTTCCGGTCTTGGTTGGGTTACTATAAATCAACCAGGGGCGAAAGTGGCTGCTTATGTACCAAAAGGCGTTAGTGTGATGGTAAGACGTTCCTTAATTTAG
- the sda gene encoding sporulation histidine kinase inhibitor Sda, whose protein sequence is MKHLSDELLIEAYFKARALKLSPDFIQLIEKEIHRRSLSHKIMATSS, encoded by the coding sequence ATGAAACATTTGTCAGATGAATTACTCATTGAAGCTTATTTTAAAGCAAGAGCCTTAAAGTTAAGTCCAGATTTTATTCAATTAATTGAAAAAGAAATACATCGTCGCTCGTTGTCCCACAAAATTATGGCAACTTCTTCATAA
- the aroE gene encoding shikimate dehydrogenase — protein MTLLYGVIGDPIRHSMSPLMHNDQFQQMGLDAYYHPFHVKKEHLKEAVMGMKALGVQGFNVTIPHKTAIMNFLDDIDPLAEAIGAVNTVVRDGERFVGYNTDGVGFVQALKEDYRSELTNEKILIIGAGGAARAIYYTLAKERPLQIDLANRTIEKAEKLIMACPFPVQSSAYSIHEAEKHLADYTVIVQTTSIGMYPQQDALPISLERVTKQTFLSDIVYNPLQTKFLQEGAKNGLATQNGVGMFVYQGALAFQLWTGKIPNIERMKSIVIQQLGG, from the coding sequence TTGACATTATTGTACGGAGTCATTGGCGATCCCATTCGTCATTCCATGTCTCCGCTCATGCACAATGATCAGTTTCAACAGATGGGGTTGGATGCGTATTATCATCCTTTTCATGTGAAAAAAGAACATTTAAAAGAAGCCGTCATGGGCATGAAAGCATTAGGCGTTCAAGGCTTCAATGTAACGATTCCGCACAAAACTGCAATTATGAATTTTTTGGACGATATTGATCCTTTAGCAGAAGCGATTGGGGCAGTCAATACCGTTGTTCGGGATGGAGAACGTTTTGTTGGGTACAACACGGATGGAGTTGGATTTGTTCAAGCATTAAAAGAAGATTATCGTTCAGAATTAACGAATGAAAAAATTTTAATTATCGGAGCAGGTGGCGCTGCCCGGGCGATTTATTACACTTTAGCAAAGGAACGACCTCTCCAAATCGATTTGGCGAACCGGACGATTGAAAAAGCGGAAAAACTTATTATGGCCTGTCCGTTTCCGGTGCAATCATCCGCTTATTCGATTCATGAAGCAGAAAAGCACTTAGCGGACTACACAGTGATTGTCCAAACGACATCCATCGGGATGTATCCGCAACAGGATGCACTTCCTATATCCTTAGAGCGGGTAACCAAACAAACGTTTTTATCTGATATTGTCTACAATCCGTTGCAAACGAAGTTTTTACAAGAAGGGGCGAAAAATGGATTGGCCACTCAAAATGGTGTCGGGATGTTTGTTTATCAGGGAGCACTTGCCTTTCAGTTATGGACAGGAAAAATACCAAACATTGAACGTATGAAATCAATCGTGATTCAACAATTAGGAGGATGA
- a CDS encoding ComE operon protein 2, which translates to MERISWDQYFMAQSHLLAMRSTCTRLAVGATIVREKRIIAGGYNGSIAGGEHCIDVGCYVVDNHCVRTIHAEMNAILQCAKFGVPTEGAEMYVTHFPCLPCSKAIIQAGIKAVYYANDYKNNPYAIELFEQAGVIVQHVPLKKDIFHSMITQLNG; encoded by the coding sequence ATGGAGAGGATTTCTTGGGATCAATATTTCATGGCTCAAAGCCATCTTTTAGCCATGAGAAGTACTTGTACTCGGTTAGCGGTCGGAGCCACCATTGTTCGCGAAAAACGAATTATTGCTGGGGGATATAATGGTTCCATTGCAGGTGGAGAACATTGTATCGACGTGGGGTGTTATGTGGTTGACAACCATTGCGTTCGAACCATTCACGCTGAAATGAACGCCATTTTACAATGTGCCAAATTTGGGGTACCGACGGAAGGTGCCGAAATGTACGTTACTCATTTTCCGTGTTTACCATGCAGTAAAGCGATTATTCAAGCAGGTATTAAAGCGGTTTACTATGCAAATGATTATAAAAATAATCCGTATGCCATTGAATTATTTGAACAAGCAGGAGTTATTGTTCAACACGTTCCTTTAAAAAAAGATATTTTTCACTCAATGATTACCCAATTGAATGGGTAA